A window of Suncus etruscus isolate mSunEtr1 chromosome 4, mSunEtr1.pri.cur, whole genome shotgun sequence contains these coding sequences:
- the LOC126005832 gene encoding 60S ribosomal protein L10a-like: MSSKVSRDTLYEAVREVLHGNQRKRRKFLETVDLQISLKNYDPQKDKRFSGTIRLKSTPRPKFSVCVLGDQQHCNEAKAVDIPHMNIEALKKLNKNKKLVKKLAKKYDAFLASESLIKQIPRILGPGLNKAGKFPSLLTHNENMVAKVDELKSTIKFQMKKVLCLAVAVGHVKMKDDELVYNIHLAVNFLVSLLKKNWQNVRALYIKSTMGKPQHLY, translated from the coding sequence ATGAGCAGCAAAGTCTCCCGCGACACCCTGTATGAAGCGGTGCGGGAAGTCCTGCATGGGAATCAGCGCAAGCGTCGGAAGTTTCTGGAGACGGTGGACCTGCAGATCAGCCTGAAGAACTACGACCCGCAGAAGGACAAGCGTTTCTCGGGCACCATCAGGCTCAAGTCCACCCCTCGCCCCAAGTTTTCCGTGTGTGTCTTGGGGGACCAGCAGCACTGCAATGAGGCCAAGGCTGTGGATATCCCCCACATGAACATAGAGGCACTGaagaaactcaacaagaataagAAGCTGGTGAAAAAGTTGGCCAAGAAGTACGATGCCTTTCTGGCCTCTGAGTCTCTAATCAAGCAGATCCCCAGAATTCTGGGCCCTGGCCTGAATAAGGCTGGCAAGTTCCCTTCTCTGCTGACCCACAATGAAAACATGGTGGCCAAGGTTGATGAATTGAAGTCCACAATCAAGTTCCAAATGAAGAAGGTGCTGTGTCTGGCAGTGGCTGTTGGGCATGTGAAGATGAAAGATGATGAGCTTGTGTACAACATCCATTTGGCTGTCAACTTCCTGGTGTCATTGCTCAAGAAGAATTGGCAGAATGTCCGGGCTTTATACATCAAGAGCACCATGGGCAAGCCCCAGCACCTGTATTAA